In Drosophila gunungcola strain Sukarami chromosome X unlocalized genomic scaffold, Dgunungcola_SK_2 000056F, whole genome shotgun sequence, the following are encoded in one genomic region:
- the LOC128261128 gene encoding uncharacterized protein LOC128261128 isoform X2: MARNTGSSSGSTPASAAAAAAAAASNAKQKRNPGFSLSSNLILDKWKTMIGCVCLAIASYFGYLGYLETRVNTPFDHQKMVVHAGLEQPDRYWGSYRPLNYFGMKTRDPHSLVMGLMWYTPSNLGPGGQGIRHWCEQGDKLDSYGWTHHDGRSFGVQEIQDLPFELKTSFVKYPEGKQYGGDWTARISVRNTTRAWDKSISLIWYVALDERTNGHIKYVSDDKSPEPGVYGETQGLGEFQVRFHAVKGKILHKSYLSTVAPSLGKLKDTLFSHFRAFADKRGNRFIGLPGEIVSQNGLPSNNPEPNFIAIQITAEVDFTLDITYQSTSGFSLGESIPKPPTGRAYQDSLQAKIVQFEQRFEERFRLKQKGHSPEEVRFARNAFSNTLGGIGYFYGSSRVQSVHTKNPVPYWKAPLYTAVPSRSFFPRGFLWDEGFHGLLISAWDVDIELDIICHWFDLLNVEGWIPREQILGVEALAKVPEEFVTQRNSNANPPTFFLTLRKLLTTHRAELSQNGRLATLERLYPRMQAWFNWYNTTQKGELLGTYLWRGRNATTMRELNPKSLSSGLDDYPRASHPTDKERHLDLRCWIALAASVMAELSTLLGKDDVKYYETASYLTDNEQLNRLHLAPYSEQYSDWGLHTDQVKLKRPPALAPQQQQRHQYQQQQQPEMRRVAGEEPTYQFVDSAFGYVSLFPLLLEQLDHDSPYLTKLLHDLRDPEQLWTNYGLRSLSKRSPLYMKRNTEHDPPYWRGPIWININYLAAKALHHYGKIDGPNAALARQIYAELRDNLVGNIFREYQRSGYLWEQYDDTTGQGKGCNLFSGWTATVVLLMAEQF, translated from the exons atggCCAGGAACACGGGCAGCTCCTCGGGCTCCACGCCGGCgtcggcagcggcagcggcggcagcagcggcatcAAATGCCAAACAGAAGCGCAATCCCGGATTCAGTTTGTCCTCCAATCTGATCCTGGACAAGTGGAAAACGATGATTGGGTGCGTGTGCCTGGCGATAGCCTCGTATTTTGGCTACCTGGGCTACCTGGAGACGCGGGTGAACACGCCCTTTGACCACCAGAAGATGGTGGTGCATGCCGGTCTGGAGCAGCCGGATCGGTATTGGGGCTCCTACAGGCCACTCAACTACTTTGGGATGAAGACGCGTGATCCACATTCGCTGGTCATGGGCCTGATGTGGTACACACCGAGCAATTTGGGGCCGGGTGGCCAGGGCATTCGGCATTGGTGCGAGCAGGGCGACAAGCTGGACTCCTACGGATGGACACATCACGATGGCCGGAGCTTTGGCGTCCAGGAGATCCAGGATCTGCCCTTCGAGCTGAAGACCTCGTTCGTGAAGTACCCGGAGGGCAAGCAGTACGGCGGCGATTGGACGGCCCGCATATCGGTGAGGAACACCACGCGCGCCTGGGACAAGAGCATCTCGCTGATCTGGTATGTGGCCCTTGATGAGCGCACCAATGGGCACATCAAGTACGTGTCGGATGACAAGAGCCCGGAGCCGGGCGTCTACGGGGAGACGCAGGGCCTGGGCGAGTTCCAGGTGCGTTTCCATGCCGTCAAGGGCAAGATCCTGCACAAATCGTATCTCAGCACGGTGGCCCCATCGCTGGGCAAGCTCAAGGACACGCTCTTCTCGCACTTTCGCGCCTTCGCCGACAAGCGGGGCAATCGCTTTATCGGGCTGCCCGGCGAGATAGTCTCCCAGAATGGTCTGCCATCCAACAATCCCGAGCCGAACTTCATAGCCATACAGATCACGGCCGAGGTGGACTTCACGCTGGACATCACGTACCAGTCGACGTCTGGGTTTTCCCTGGGCGAGTCCATACCCAAGCCGCCCACGGGCAGAGCCTACCAGGATTCGTTGCAGGCCAAGATCGTCCAGTTCGAGCAGCGTTTCGAGGAGCGCTTCCGGCTGAAGCAGAAGGGTCACTCCCCGGAGGAGGTGAGATTCGCGCGCAACGCCTTCAGCAACACGCTCGGTGGCATTGGCTACTTCTACGGCTCCAGTCGGGTGCAATCGGTGCACACCAAGAACCCAGTGCCCTACTGGAAGGCTCCGCTCTACACGGCCGTGCCATCGCGCAGCTTCTTCCCCAGGGGCTTCCTGTGGGACGAGGGCTTCCACGGCCTGCTGATCAGCGCCTGGGATGTGGACATCGAGCTGGACATCATATGCCATTGGTTCGATCTGCTCAACGTGGAGGGCTGGATCCCGCGGGAGCAGATCCTGGGCGTGGAGGCGCTGGCCAAGGTCCCCGAGGAGTTTGTCACGCAGCGCAACAGCAATGCCAATCCGCCGACCTTCTTCCTTACGCTCCGTAAGCTGCTGACCACCCACCGGGCGGAATTGTCCCAAAACGGACGGTTGGCCACGCTGGAGCGGCTTTATCCGCGCATGCAGGCCTGGTTCAACTGGTACAACACCACGCAAAAGGGTGAGT TGCTGGGCACTTACTTGTGGCGCGGCAGGAACGCCACAACCATGCGCGAACTGAACCCCAAGAGCTTGTCCTCCGGCCTCGACGACTATCCGCGGGCCTCGCATCCCACGGACAAGGAGCGCCACCTGGACCTGCGCTGTTGGATTGCCCTGGCCGCCAGTGTGATGGCCGAGTTGTCCACTCTGCTGGGCAAAGACGATGTCAAGTACTACGAGACGGCCTCCTACTTGACGGACAACGAGCAGCTGAACCGCCTGCACTTGGCCCCCTACAGCGAACAGTACTCGGACTGGGGTCTGCACACGGACCAGGTGAAGCTGAAGCGTCCGCCGGCACTggcgccgcagcagcagcagcggcatcagtaccagcagcaacagcaacccGAAATGCGGCGCGTGGCCGGTGAGGAGCCCACCTATCAGTTTGTGGACAGCGCGTTTGGCTATGTCAGCCTGTTtccgctgctgctggagcAACTGGATCACGATTCGCCGTATCTGACCAAGCTGCTCCACGATCTCCGCGATCCCGAGCAGCTGTGGACCAACTACGGCCTGCGATCGCTCTCCAAGCGATCGCCGCTGTACATGAAGCGCAACACGGAGCACGATCCACCGTATTGGCGTGGACCCATCTGGATTAATATCAACTATCTGGCCGCCAAGGCGCTGCATCATTATGGCAAAATCGATGGGCCGAATGCCGCATTGGCGCGCCAGATATACGCCGAACTGCGCGACAATCTGGTGGGCAACATCTTCCGGGAGTACCAGCGCAGTGGCTATTTGTGGGAGCAGTACGACGACACCACCGGCCAGGGCAAGGGCTGCAATCTCTTCTCCGGCTGGACGGCCACCGTTGTCCTCCTGATGGCCGAGCAGTTCTAG
- the LOC128261128 gene encoding uncharacterized protein LOC128261128 isoform X1: protein MARNTGSSSGSTPASAAAAAAAAASNAKQKRNPGFSLSSNLILDKWKTMIGCVCLAIASYFGYLGYLETRVNTPFDHQKMVVHAGLEQPDRYWGSYRPLNYFGMKTRDPHSLVMGLMWYTPSNLGPGGQGIRHWCEQGDKLDSYGWTHHDGRSFGVQEIQDLPFELKTSFVKYPEGKQYGGDWTARISVRNTTRAWDKSISLIWYVALDERTNGHIKYVSDDKSPEPGVYGETQGLGEFQVRFHAVKGKILHKSYLSTVAPSLGKLKDTLFSHFRAFADKRGNRFIGLPGEIVSQNGLPSNNPEPNFIAIQITAEVDFTLDITYQSTSGFSLGESIPKPPTGRAYQDSLQAKIVQFEQRFEERFRLKQKGHSPEEVRFARNAFSNTLGGIGYFYGSSRVQSVHTKNPVPYWKAPLYTAVPSRSFFPRGFLWDEGFHGLLISAWDVDIELDIICHWFDLLNVEGWIPREQILGVEALAKVPEEFVTQRNSNANPPTFFLTLRKLLTTHRAELSQNGRLATLERLYPRMQAWFNWYNTTQKGELLGTYLWRGRNATTMRELNPKSLSSGLDDYPRASHPTDKERHLDLRCWIALAASVMAELSTLLGKDDVKYYETASYLTDNEQLNRLHLAPYSEQYSDWGLHTDQVKLKRPPALAPQQQQRHQYQQQQQPEMRRVAGEEPTYQFVDSAFGYVSLFPLLLEQLDHDSPYLTKLLHDLRDPEQLWTNYGLRSLSKRSPLYMKRNTEHDPPYWRGPIWININYLAAKALHHYGKIDGPNAALARQIYAELRDNLVGNIFREYQRSGYLWEQYDDTTGQGKGCNLFSGWTATVVLLMAEQF, encoded by the exons atggCCAGGAACACGGGCAGCTCCTCGGGCTCCACGCCGGCgtcggcagcggcagcggcggcagcagcggcatcAAATGCCAAACAGAAGCGCAATCCCGGATTCAGTTTGTCCTCCAATCTGATCCTGGACAAGTGGAAAACGATGATTGGGTGCGTGTGCCTGGCGATAGCCTCGTATTTTGGCTACCTGGGCTACCTGGAGACGCGGGTGAACACGCCCTTTGACCACCAGAAGATGGTGGTGCATGCCGGTCTGGAGCAGCCGGATCGGTATTGGGGCTCCTACAGGCCACTCAACTACTTTGGGATGAAGACGCGTGATCCACATTCGCTGGTCATGGGCCTGATGTGGTACACACCGAGCAATTTGGGGCCGGGTGGCCAGGGCATTCGGCATTGGTGCGAGCAGGGCGACAAGCTGGACTCCTACGGATGGACACATCACGATGGCCGGAGCTTTGGCGTCCAGGAGATCCAGGATCTGCCCTTCGAGCTGAAGACCTCGTTCGTGAAGTACCCGGAGGGCAAGCAGTACGGCGGCGATTGGACGGCCCGCATATCGGTGAGGAACACCACGCGCGCCTGGGACAAGAGCATCTCGCTGATCTGGTATGTGGCCCTTGATGAGCGCACCAATGGGCACATCAAGTACGTGTCGGATGACAAGAGCCCGGAGCCGGGCGTCTACGGGGAGACGCAGGGCCTGGGCGAGTTCCAGGTGCGTTTCCATGCCGTCAAGGGCAAGATCCTGCACAAATCGTATCTCAGCACGGTGGCCCCATCGCTGGGCAAGCTCAAGGACACGCTCTTCTCGCACTTTCGCGCCTTCGCCGACAAGCGGGGCAATCGCTTTATCGGGCTGCCCGGCGAGATAGTCTCCCAGAATGGTCTGCCATCCAACAATCCCGAGCCGAACTTCATAGCCATACAGATCACGGCCGAGGTGGACTTCACGCTGGACATCACGTACCAGTCGACGTCTGGGTTTTCCCTGGGCGAGTCCATACCCAAGCCGCCCACGGGCAGAGCCTACCAGGATTCGTTGCAGGCCAAGATCGTCCAGTTCGAGCAGCGTTTCGAGGAGCGCTTCCGGCTGAAGCAGAAGGGTCACTCCCCGGAGGAGGTGAGATTCGCGCGCAACGCCTTCAGCAACACGCTCGGTGGCATTGGCTACTTCTACGGCTCCAGTCGGGTGCAATCGGTGCACACCAAGAACCCAGTGCCCTACTGGAAGGCTCCGCTCTACACGGCCGTGCCATCGCGCAGCTTCTTCCCCAGGGGCTTCCTGTGGGACGAGGGCTTCCACGGCCTGCTGATCAGCGCCTGGGATGTGGACATCGAGCTGGACATCATATGCCATTGGTTCGATCTGCTCAACGTGGAGGGCTGGATCCCGCGGGAGCAGATCCTGGGCGTGGAGGCGCTGGCCAAGGTCCCCGAGGAGTTTGTCACGCAGCGCAACAGCAATGCCAATCCGCCGACCTTCTTCCTTACGCTCCGTAAGCTGCTGACCACCCACCGGGCGGAATTGTCCCAAAACGGACGGTTGGCCACGCTGGAGCGGCTTTATCCGCGCATGCAGGCCTGGTTCAACTGGTACAACACCACGCAAAAGG GTGAACTGCTGGGCACTTACTTGTGGCGCGGCAGGAACGCCACAACCATGCGCGAACTGAACCCCAAGAGCTTGTCCTCCGGCCTCGACGACTATCCGCGGGCCTCGCATCCCACGGACAAGGAGCGCCACCTGGACCTGCGCTGTTGGATTGCCCTGGCCGCCAGTGTGATGGCCGAGTTGTCCACTCTGCTGGGCAAAGACGATGTCAAGTACTACGAGACGGCCTCCTACTTGACGGACAACGAGCAGCTGAACCGCCTGCACTTGGCCCCCTACAGCGAACAGTACTCGGACTGGGGTCTGCACACGGACCAGGTGAAGCTGAAGCGTCCGCCGGCACTggcgccgcagcagcagcagcggcatcagtaccagcagcaacagcaacccGAAATGCGGCGCGTGGCCGGTGAGGAGCCCACCTATCAGTTTGTGGACAGCGCGTTTGGCTATGTCAGCCTGTTtccgctgctgctggagcAACTGGATCACGATTCGCCGTATCTGACCAAGCTGCTCCACGATCTCCGCGATCCCGAGCAGCTGTGGACCAACTACGGCCTGCGATCGCTCTCCAAGCGATCGCCGCTGTACATGAAGCGCAACACGGAGCACGATCCACCGTATTGGCGTGGACCCATCTGGATTAATATCAACTATCTGGCCGCCAAGGCGCTGCATCATTATGGCAAAATCGATGGGCCGAATGCCGCATTGGCGCGCCAGATATACGCCGAACTGCGCGACAATCTGGTGGGCAACATCTTCCGGGAGTACCAGCGCAGTGGCTATTTGTGGGAGCAGTACGACGACACCACCGGCCAGGGCAAGGGCTGCAATCTCTTCTCCGGCTGGACGGCCACCGTTGTCCTCCTGATGGCCGAGCAGTTCTAG
- the LOC128261133 gene encoding uncharacterized protein LOC128261133, with protein sequence MLKYLAGIFVKPRNDYVDGRLTTPLNKKMRTSCLPQVKNDSHGKVSLMSLKSVINGSRITTSGKGKSEHREPRRRREGNPFQVSRPISRSSMKSTKFQMEDPISYIVNVAASCSSNETIPPSPTEVVRHENDLESQSLGDQDHCLDLKAYKEDSRCTSKLAEQSLPVPPPITRVQSWMSCATAPLDATPFNNFDGLSNPNPKFSIDENLDPIGWEMDWLPEEF encoded by the coding sequence atgttaaaatatctAGCAGGAATCTTCGTCAAGCCGCGCAATGACTACGTGGATGGTCGTCTGACCACTCctttaaacaagaaaatgcGGACCAGCTGTCTTCCGCAGGTCAAAAATGACTCCCATGGGAAGGTATCGCTGATGTCCTTAAAGAGCGTCATTAATGGAAGCAGGATTACGACGTCTGGGAAGGGAAAGTCGGAACACCGAGAGCCTCGGCGCCGCAGGGAGGGTAATCCCTTCCAGGTTTCACGACCAATTAGCCGCTCCTCAATGAAATCCACCAAGTTCCAGATGGAAGATCCCATTAGCTATATAGTAAATGTGGCGGCCTCTTGCTCGTCCAACGAAACCATTCCCCCATCACCAACTGAAGTGGTCCGGCATGAAAACGATTTGGAATCGCAATCACTGGGGGATCAGGATCACTGTCTGGATTTGAAGGCTTATAAAGAGGATTCCAGGTGTACTAGTAAGCTTGCTGAACAATCCCTACCGGTTCCACCGCCCATTACCCGCGTCCAAAGTTGGATGAGCTGCGCCACAGCCCCTTTGGATGCCACTCCCTTCAATAATTTTGATGGCCTGTCCAATCCCAATCCGAAGTTTTCCATCGACGAAAATCTGGATCCAATAGGCTGGGAAATGGACTGGCTGCCAGAAGAGTTTTGA
- the LOC128261136 gene encoding uncharacterized protein C1orf131 homolog, producing the protein MNVSEDFKPVPTRAALALQKKQENSDFQALVFHEPRAPVKNAAKKQDEGSSEKKPHKIKEAGNELNPEFDIKRARHEVLNFAMKNQRVIKNKSKMEMFQLVKLGAKPLKKPAKNYKVLKNERQQLKNIREERKKFHQLGKNQAGAASVKCRSKSQKDRNDKKRAPVSHIDQHYGKAQPKFKTRK; encoded by the coding sequence ATGAACGTAAGCGAGGATTTTAAGCCGGTGCCCACGCGAGCGGCCCTGGCGCTACAGAAGAAGCAGGAAAACAGCGATTTCCAGGCACTCGTCTTCCACGAACCGCGGGCTCCTGTGAAAAATGCAGCCAAAAAGCAGGACGAAGGATCATCCGAGAAGAAGCCGCACAAAATCAAGGAAGCTGGAAACGAACTGAATCCCGAGTTCGACATCAAAAGAGCCCGCCACGAGGTGCTCAACTTCGCCATGAAAAACCAGCGGGTGATCAAAAACAAGagcaaaatggaaatgttCCAGCTCGTGAAGCTGGGCGCCAAGCCTCTGAAGAAACCGGCCAAAAACTACAAGGTTCTGAAGAACGAACGCCAGCAGCTGAAGAACATTCGCGAGGAGCGCAAGAAGTTCCATCAGTTGGGCAAAAATCAAGCGGGCGCCGCCAGCGTCAAGTGTCGCAGTAAATCGCAAAAGGACCGCAATGACAAGAAGCGGGCGCCCGTTTCCCACATCGATCAGCATTATGGAAAGGCGCAGCCCAAGTTCAAGACGAGAAAATAG
- the LOC128261140 gene encoding uncharacterized protein LOC128261140, giving the protein MFSPTRALRPALSRCYSQIKGGPVSGGGRPSASGSGSAGSAQQAPSSPAVTGLTSNCVKPITGPVGPGASATAEYKVPEYYCFNRFSYAEAEVEMAKYRCPQPSALK; this is encoded by the coding sequence ATGTTCTCGCCCACGCGTGCCCTGCGCCCGGCCCTGAGCCGCTGCTACAGCCAGATCAAGGGCGGACCCGTTTCCGGCGGAGGCAGACCCAGTGCATCGGGATCGGGTTCAGCAGGATCAGCCCAGCAGGCCCCATCCTCGCCAGCCGTAACAGGATTGACCAGCAATTGCGTAAAGCCCATCACTGGACCAGTCGGACCCGGCGCATCGGCCACGGCAGAATACAAGGTGCCCGAATATTACTGCTTTAATCGCTTCAGCTACGCCGAGGCGGAGGTGGAGATGGCCAAGTACCGCTGCCCGCAGCCCTCGGCTTTGAAGTAg
- the LOC128261127 gene encoding LOW QUALITY PROTEIN: uncharacterized protein LOC128261127 (The sequence of the model RefSeq protein was modified relative to this genomic sequence to represent the inferred CDS: inserted 2 bases in 1 codon), whose translation MRAGKKQAAESVKTRPCIVYVRNLREEEESPSPRGATPAGKLRKRDNQRESQQELRETRTSRRSGGLVGAVQDKPSPRTRQAVKPAASPSPPPRSKIIRESVSKESVNMAKRRTTVLLGSSGGHPHAGGANPHKLGLLKARRSTQAESPKQQTYKPASAAARHVPASPPPTIAASRSRRSIKPNPKYASEDMVTPKYMASMGDGGGGSHSVAGRHGRQAKQQFANDDDISDLLDLDEDDDDELADAAFNPQLHKSDEDDDDEDEDISEAEYEQELRRKLPPVKRGRGRPPKASNANTSTPSASSLTSSXGVNAKVAINSAGGRTAPSSLQQLRRTMAVNIARSNASMTEGSGSGSGPGPASAKRRLETSESESPVVRKRMVISSTGGGPQQRAVPVVNGATTTKTVTPSASTRPKLGQAGSVPARMLPQRRGSTHKMNSSTNSNSHAVSSTPTTRSAVGGASNSVEKNESEGDDVPTFTIVNIDDIINQDDVLITRSHSAVAAAAASNASKKQAVGRPRTRNILSSNLGVGEKKSITVNSEKSTPAAATNNAVGNPAKRIKILASNSSVNTKLGPLHIQSQSQNQIQLPKPRPRILNTEMGKKTQSMKPLMSMGKELCPTYADTEEDDPDPDLDFDDDEIPASIVTRKNPKQAAAPAASAAAGGGGGGGGPPTSGVNKWNSNRRNVLSTTASTVNARADRKLSKLLGEVDEQPVFKKPSLSPQRRSKENQQLQQEQRVKEEAAQKDPPSASGGGAEGSGSPKYFPPETTTFCEEDGRVVKKITCYETWHVISTPKDSPGKPTRQQRTCLELALVKLANVAARIKVPSGKWSSKVTLYKVSPSLMTRQTMTIFTGDLKAYNIPEEDRHKYQPSCVLFRRSVVDRSKCRVPYDRAIIFKNKCFYANIDGKHVNLMGAPETVSTVKDVEILLDIVDRLSLSSTLVEMVNTK comes from the exons ATGCGAGCTGGAAAAAAGCAGGCAGCTGAAAGCGTCAAGACACGTCCTTGCATTGTCTACGTGAGAAATCTgcgcgaggaggaggagtcgCCTTCGCCGCGAGGAGCAACGCCAGCCGGCAAACTGAGGAAGAGGGATAATCAGCGGGAGTCGCAGCAGGAGCTGCGAGAGACCCGCACAAGCCGCCGTTCCGGAGGATTGGTTGGCGCGGTCCAGGACAAGCCCTCACCGCGCACCCGGCAAGCCGTGAAGCCAGCGGCCTCGCCTTCGCCACCGCCACGTTCAAAGATTATCAGGGAATCGGTCTCCAAGGAGTCGGTCAATATGGCCAAGCGACGCACCACCGTCCTGCTAGGCAGCTCCGGCGGGCATCCACACGCCGGCGGCGCCAATCCCCACAAGCTGGGCCTGCTTAAGGCACGGCGCTCCACCCAAGCGGAGTCGCCTAAGCAGCAGACCTACAAGCCGGCTTCGGCAGCAGCCAGACATGTGCCGGCGAGTCCGCCGCCCACCATTGCGGCCAGTCGCTCCAGGCGCTCCATCAAGCCGAATCCCAAGTACGCCAGCGAGGACATGGTTACGCCCAAGTACATGGCCTCCATGGGCGACGGTGGTGGTGGCAGTCATTCCGTTGCAGGACGCCATGGCCGGCAGGCCAAGCAGCAGTTTGCGAATGACGACGATATAAGCGATCTGCTGGACTTGGATGAGGACGACGATGACGAGCTGGCGGATGCCGCCTTCAATCCGCAGCTGCACAAGTCcgacgaggacgacgacgacgaggatgaggatATCAGCGAGGCCGAGTACGAGCAGGAGCTGCGTCGCAAGCTGCCGCCGGTCAAGCGTGGACGTGGACGTCCACCAAAGGCCAGTAATGCCAATACCAGCACGCCCAGCGCGTCCAGCCTGACTTCCAG GGGGGTAAACGCCAAGGTAGCCATCAATTCGGCCGGCGGACGCACTGCACCCAGCAGCCTGCAGCAGTTGCGCCGCACCATGGCCGTCAATATAGCCAGGAGCAATGCCAGCATGACGgagggatcgggatcgggctCCGGTCCCGGCCCCGCATCCGCCAAACGCAGGCTGGAGACCAGCGAGAGTGAAAGTCCTGTGGTCCGCAAGCGCATGGTCATCTCTTCGACCGGTGGCGGCCCTCAGCAGCGCGCCGTGCCTGTGGTGAATggcgccaccaccaccaagaCGGTCACGCCCAGTGCGAGCACGCGACCCAAGTTGGGCCAGGCGGGCAGTGTGCCGGCCCGGATGCTGCCACAGCGACGAGGCAGCACCCACAAGATGAACTCCTCGACCAACTCCAACTCGCATGCGGTGAGTTCTACGCCCACCACACGCTCGGCGGTCGGAGGAGCCTCCAATAGCGTGGAGAAGAACGAGTCTGAGGGCGACGATGTGCCCACATTCACCATTGTCAACATCGATGACATTATCAACCAGGACGAtgtgctcattaccagatccCACAGTGCAGTGGCCGCTGCAGCAGCTAGCAATGCCAGCAAAAAGCAAGCTGTGGGCAGGCCGCGCACCAGAAATATCCTGTCCAGCAATTTGGGGGTCGGCGAGAAGAAATCCATCACTGTCAACTCGGAGAAATCCACGCCCGCTGCTGCAACCAACAATGCAGTCGGCAACCCGGCCAAGCGCATCAAGATCCtggccagcaacagcagtgTAAACACCAAATTGGGCCCCTTGCATATCCAGAGCCAGAGTCAAAACCAAATCCAGCTGCCCAAGCCCAGGCCAAGGATTCTCAACACGGAGATGGGCAAGAAGACGCAATCGATGAAGCCCCTGATGAGCATGGGCAAGGAGCTGTGTCCCACATACGCGGACACCGAGGAGGAcgatccagatccagatctGGACTTCGATGACGATGAGATACCGGCATCGATTGTGACCCGTAAGAATCCCAAACAGGCAGCAGCCCCAGCAGCAtccgcagcagcaggaggcggaggaggaggaggaggaccacCAACATCCGGCGTCAACAAGTGGAACAGCAACCGCCGCAATGTGCTGTCCACGACAGCTTCGACGGTGAATGCCCGTGCCGACAGGAAGCTGAGCAAGCTGCTGGGCGAGGTCGACGAGCAGCCGGTGTTCAAGAAGCCCAGCTTGAGTCCACAACGCAGGAGCAAGGAGAACCAACAGCTGCAGCAGGAACAGCGTGTCAAGGAGGAGGCCGCCCAGAAGGATCCACCGTCGGCCAGTGGTGGCGGTGCGGAGGGTTCAGGCAGTCCCAAGTACTTTCCGCCCGAGACCACCACTTTCTGCGAGGAGGATGGGCGCGTGGTGAAGAAGATCACCTGCTATGAGACGTGGCATGTGATCAGCACGCCCAAGGACTCGCCGGGCAAGCCAACACGCCAGCAGCGCACCTGCCTGGAGCTGGCGCTGGTCAAGCTGGCCAACGTGGCGGCCAGGATTAAGGTGCCCTCCGGCAAATGGAGCAGCAAGGTGACCCTGTACAAGGTGTCGCCCTCGCTAATGACCCGCCAGACGATGACCATCTTTACGGGCGATCTCAAGGCTTACAACATACCCGAGGAGGACCGCCACAAGTACCAGCCGTCGTGCGTGCTCTTCCGCCGTTCCGTGGTGGACAGGAGCAAGTGCCGGGTGCCCTACGACCGGGCCATAATCTTCAAGAACAAGTGCTTCTATGCGAACATCGATGGCAAGCATGTGAATCTAATGGGCGCCCCCGAAACGGTGTCCACCGTCAAGGATGTGGAGATCCTGCTGGACATCGTCGACCGTCTGTCGCTCAGCAGCACCCTGGTGGAGATGGTGAACACCAAGTGA